The Sulfurimonas sp. HSL-1716 sequence GAGCAATGTATATTCGCTCCGTCTCGCGGGATCGGATTGTTTTGTACGAACTCCAAGACTATCTCATCGTCTATGGCAGGAGTCGATTCGGGATTGAGTATCACATCTTTGACGCCTCCTTTTGAAGCGTTGCATGAGAGATCCTCTATCTTTTTGGAGTTTAGGATGTCATCTTTGACCCTGACATTGAGGTCTATGAGCGAAGGGATCAGACAAAGCGGAGTATCGCTTGGCTCCTTGATCTCCTCTATCTTGGTTATGACACCCTCTTCGACCGTAACGTTAACAACTCTTTCGCCGTTTATATCGCAAATTTTCACATCTGTTATTACCATTTAAACAACACCTTTAGATATAATTACAAAATTATAAACAAAAAAGGTTTAAACCTACTATGAAACTTCTCGTCAGCGCCCTGGAACATTCCGCGAACATCCATCTAAAAGCTTTAAAACAGGAGCTCAGCCCTGATGTAGAATTTATCGGTATCTTCGACAAAGAGCTCGGAACTCCGCTCATAGATCTCTCGTCTCTGGCTATCATGGGGTTTGTCGACGCGATAAAAAAACTGAGATTTTTCTTCAAGCTCAATACGCAGATGGCAGAACTCGCACGTGATGCCGACAAGGTCTTGCTCATGGATTCATCGGGATTCAATCTCCCTCTTGCAAAGAAGATAAGAAAAAAATACCCCGACAAAGAGATCATCTACTATATCCTGCCGCAGGCCTGGGCTTGGAAACAAAAGAGAATTCCCGTTTTAGAACGTACCATCACGCATCTGGCCTCCATCCTGCCCTTTGAAAAGGACTACTACTCTAAAAACGCACCCATAACCTACGTGGGGCATCCCCTCTTAGACGAGATAAAAGAGTTTAAAGAAACACTTTCGCAAACGAACAAGATAGCTTTCATGCCCGGAAGCCGCAGAGGCGAGATAAAAAAACTGATGCCCGTGTTTGAAGAACTCAGAGAAAAACTGGAGTGCGAAGCGTATATTATCGTCCCAAAACAGTTCACTAAAGAAGATATAAAAGAAGTTTACGGTACCCTAACGAAATTTAAAATTGTTCACGATGCGCATCAGACTTTACGGGAGTGCGACTTCGCTTTTATATGCAGCGGAACGGCTACGCTTGAAGCCGCACTCATAGGGATCCCGTTCATTTTAAGCTACATCGCAAAGCCGCTTGATTATTTTCTGGCAAGCAGGCTGGTGAAGCTTGATTATATCGGTCTTGGCAACATCATGTTCGAAAAGTTCAAAGGCGAACCGCTTCATCCTGAGTTCATCCAGGACGAAGTGACGCCGGACAATCTTTTTGAAGCATATAAAAAATTTGACAGAGAAAAGTTTCTGAACAATTCAAAAGAGTTACGAAAATATTTAGGCCATGGAAGTTCCAAAACAGTAGCATCGATCATAGAGGAAAAGAATGAAGATTAATTTTATAGATTTACAGGCGCAGTATCAAGAGTATAAGACGGAGATTGACAAAGAGGTAAGCGAAGTCTTTGCGAGTGCGGGATTCATAGGAGGACCGAAACTCGAAGCTTTTGAAAAAAACATCGCAGCATATACGGGCGTAAAACATGCCATCGGATGCAGCAGCGGGACAGATGCGCTTTTACTTGCCCTTATGGCGCTCGACGTCAAAGCGGGTGATGAGATCATCACAACTCCTTTTACGTTTATAGCGACTGCCGAAGTGATCGCATTTTTAGGTGCAAAACCGGTATTTGCCGATATTGACGAAAAAACATACAATATCGATACATCCAAGATAGAAAACCTTATCACGGCAAAAACAAAAGCGATCATTCCCGTGTCTCTTTACGGACAATGTGCGGATATGGACGAGATAAACGCTATTGCCGACAAACACGGTCTTACGGTCATAGAGGACGCTTGCCAAAGCTTCGGCGCACAGTATAAAGACAAAAGATCATGCGCTCTCTCATCAATCGGCTGTACGAGTTTCTTCCCTTCCAAACCTCTTGGCGCATACGGCGACGGCGGAGCTATCTTTACCGACGATGATGAACTGGCTTCAAAGATGAGAATGCTTCTAAACCATGGACAAAACGAGAGATACAAGCACAAATATATAGGAATAAACGGCCGTCTTGACGCCGTTCAAGCCGCAATACTCGACGTCAAACTCCGTCATTTTGACAAAGAGGTGAAACTGAGACAGGATATCGGTCAAAGATATACGCTGCTTCTCGCCGATGCCGATGTCGTGACTCCATATATCGCAGACGATAGAACAAGCGTCTACGCACAATACTCCATAAGGGTAAAAGACAGAGCTGCAACGATCGCGAAGCTGAGCGAGAGATCTATCCCGACAGCCGTTCATTACCCGATGCCGCTTCACCTTCAAGAAGCTTTTGCGTATCTTGGATACAAAGAGGGGGATTTTCCTGTCTCCGAAAAGATATCAAACGAGATCATGTCTCTTCCGATGAGTCCGTATC is a genomic window containing:
- the lpxB gene encoding lipid-A-disaccharide synthase, yielding MKLLVSALEHSANIHLKALKQELSPDVEFIGIFDKELGTPLIDLSSLAIMGFVDAIKKLRFFFKLNTQMAELARDADKVLLMDSSGFNLPLAKKIRKKYPDKEIIYYILPQAWAWKQKRIPVLERTITHLASILPFEKDYYSKNAPITYVGHPLLDEIKEFKETLSQTNKIAFMPGSRRGEIKKLMPVFEELREKLECEAYIIVPKQFTKEDIKEVYGTLTKFKIVHDAHQTLRECDFAFICSGTATLEAALIGIPFILSYIAKPLDYFLASRLVKLDYIGLGNIMFEKFKGEPLHPEFIQDEVTPDNLFEAYKKFDREKFLNNSKELRKYLGHGSSKTVASIIEEKNED
- a CDS encoding DegT/DnrJ/EryC1/StrS family aminotransferase, producing MKINFIDLQAQYQEYKTEIDKEVSEVFASAGFIGGPKLEAFEKNIAAYTGVKHAIGCSSGTDALLLALMALDVKAGDEIITTPFTFIATAEVIAFLGAKPVFADIDEKTYNIDTSKIENLITAKTKAIIPVSLYGQCADMDEINAIADKHGLTVIEDACQSFGAQYKDKRSCALSSIGCTSFFPSKPLGAYGDGGAIFTDDDELASKMRMLLNHGQNERYKHKYIGINGRLDAVQAAILDVKLRHFDKEVKLRQDIGQRYTLLLADADVVTPYIADDRTSVYAQYSIRVKDRAATIAKLSERSIPTAVHYPMPLHLQEAFAYLGYKEGDFPVSEKISNEIMSLPMSPYLTDEQQDFIVAAIKG